The Gemmatimonadota bacterium genome includes a region encoding these proteins:
- a CDS encoding ABC-2 family transporter protein — MIFVTAHKHLKTIVMVATRSLDDKGWVLVGGSVLRLLRVVFLLSLWRMLLPESGEVSGMTRNAVLTYTLIAEVFAGQISVRTGLDGALWRGDIANRFLRPVGIYGQFIAEMFGSGLPNLILFSLPLFCLAPLLGVNPLPESAFAGVLFFFSLGLGIAIGAAFDFIFASFMVLLEQHVYALTQIRDAVSVLLSGAIIPLALMPWGIGDVLTFLPFASLASAPLRIYTGTGDPFFLIGLQAFWAVVLWPVAHWFWNANRERLVSHGG; from the coding sequence ATGATATTTGTTACAGCCCATAAACATCTCAAGACCATTGTTATGGTTGCCACCCGATCCCTGGATGACAAGGGGTGGGTTCTTGTCGGTGGCTCTGTTTTGCGCCTGTTGCGCGTGGTGTTCCTGCTTTCTCTGTGGCGGATGTTGTTGCCAGAGTCCGGGGAGGTTTCTGGGATGACGCGCAATGCGGTGCTTACTTATACTCTGATTGCAGAGGTTTTTGCCGGGCAGATTTCCGTGCGTACAGGTCTGGATGGGGCGCTCTGGCGCGGGGATATTGCCAATCGCTTTTTGCGCCCGGTGGGTATTTACGGTCAGTTTATCGCGGAGATGTTTGGTTCGGGTTTGCCCAATCTGATTTTGTTTTCACTGCCGCTTTTTTGTCTGGCGCCCCTTCTGGGGGTGAATCCTTTGCCGGAGAGCGCGTTTGCCGGTGTTTTGTTTTTCTTCAGTCTGGGTCTGGGTATTGCCATCGGCGCGGCGTTTGATTTCATTTTTGCGAGTTTTATGGTTTTGCTGGAGCAACATGTCTATGCTTTGACGCAGATTCGAGATGCGGTTAGTGTTTTGTTGTCGGGGGCTATTATTCCTCTTGCGCTGATGCCCTGGGGGATTGGGGATGTTCTGACTTTTTTGCCTTTTGCTTCGCTGGCTTCTGCGCCACTGCGCATTTATACGGGTACGGGGGATCCCTTTTTTCTTATCGGCCTGCAAGCTTTTTGGGCTGTTGTGCTCTGGCCCGTCGCGCACTGGTTCTGGAATGCCAATCGCGAACGTCTGGTTTCACATGGGGGATAA